The Chryseobacterium sp. 52 genome includes a region encoding these proteins:
- a CDS encoding S41 family peptidase: MKKILGILFTLTLTINNFNAQKTNSSQDSIRVFYDELFSVMKKGYLYKDKVNWLEIEPTVRKNLNQYSNFQSSLKEVALIFDFAKANHSGVYYKKAKFSGNFEGPSKNDFSEQWVKKYSAKPAFEATVLDNQYGYILMPAISYEGINKENIHKRSQPMYDAINKIKNSQDIKGWIIDLRFNTGGDCAPMLLALYDFLGDNEVWGTLDINKKQNSRIKLSKGTYINNSKKLSYIQPKGEVLDKTKVAVITNLATGSSGEITALAFKGRENTIFIGEKTNGKTTSNMIVDLPFGAYMTLTIGYDCDRNGKFYESILPDVEIIKQDNFDNLSLDKNILEAVKFITNKG; this comes from the coding sequence ATGAAGAAAATATTAGGGATTCTATTTACGTTAACATTAACAATTAATAACTTCAACGCACAAAAAACAAATTCTTCTCAAGACAGTATCCGCGTTTTTTATGACGAACTATTTTCAGTAATGAAAAAGGGATATTTATACAAGGATAAAGTAAACTGGTTAGAGATAGAGCCCACTGTGCGGAAAAACCTAAATCAATATTCAAATTTTCAAAGTTCTCTTAAAGAAGTAGCTCTTATTTTTGACTTTGCAAAAGCAAATCATTCCGGAGTTTATTACAAAAAAGCTAAATTTTCCGGCAATTTTGAAGGACCATCAAAAAATGATTTTAGTGAACAATGGGTGAAAAAATATTCAGCAAAGCCGGCTTTTGAAGCCACAGTACTGGATAATCAATATGGATATATTTTAATGCCGGCTATCAGTTATGAAGGTATAAATAAAGAAAACATTCATAAAAGATCCCAGCCGATGTATGATGCCATTAATAAAATAAAAAATTCACAAGACATAAAAGGCTGGATCATTGATTTGCGATTTAATACAGGTGGAGATTGTGCTCCCATGCTTTTGGCTTTATATGACTTTCTGGGGGATAATGAGGTTTGGGGGACACTTGATATCAATAAAAAACAAAACAGCAGAATCAAATTATCAAAAGGCACGTACATAAACAATTCTAAAAAATTATCATATATACAGCCAAAAGGAGAGGTCCTTGACAAAACTAAAGTGGCCGTAATAACAAACTTAGCAACCGGAAGTTCAGGAGAAATAACGGCATTAGCCTTCAAAGGAAGAGAAAATACAATTTTTATTGGAGAAAAAACCAATGGAAAGACCACTTCCAATATGATCGTAGATTTACCTTTTGGGGCCTATATGACATTAACAATCGGTTACGACTGCGATAGAAATGGAAAATTCTATGAAAGTATACTGCCAGATGTTGAAATTATAAAGCAAGATAATTTTGATAACTTATCGTTAGACAAAAATATTCTGGAAGCCGTAAAATTCATTACAAATAAAGGCTAA